In one Desulfobaculum bizertense DSM 18034 genomic region, the following are encoded:
- a CDS encoding YitT family protein has protein sequence MNRYELTASLPWNILLLTAGAFVFILGYNGVAAHHSFVPSGLYGFAVLFHHFVPDLDVSTWYLAFNVPIFLLAWKAVGRRFFLLNLYCMSMVTFLTAVMHLDFGIQDRMCAAIASGALMGAGAGIILRSYGAGGGLDIVAVILNSKFNTRIGTFYFLVNAVLMAAVATNFEPDLVVASLVVLFLSSVSTEYVLSMFNQRKSVFIISRMQAEIAEEMRALRIQATVIHASGAYTGRNADMLYSITDNLRLKRLEALVYEKDPDAIFVVENTFNVLGNNFSRRKVY, from the coding sequence GTGAATCGGTATGAACTCACGGCGTCTTTGCCGTGGAATATTTTGTTGCTCACGGCTGGCGCCTTTGTTTTCATCCTTGGGTACAATGGGGTGGCTGCTCATCACAGCTTCGTCCCCTCAGGACTGTATGGCTTTGCCGTCCTGTTCCATCACTTTGTCCCAGATCTCGACGTCAGCACCTGGTATCTGGCGTTTAACGTCCCCATCTTTCTGCTCGCGTGGAAAGCTGTCGGACGTCGTTTCTTTTTGCTGAACTTATACTGCATGAGCATGGTGACCTTTTTGACCGCCGTCATGCATCTCGACTTTGGTATTCAGGACAGAATGTGCGCGGCAATAGCCTCTGGCGCACTCATGGGCGCAGGAGCTGGCATAATCCTGCGTTCCTATGGGGCAGGAGGCGGGCTTGATATTGTCGCCGTCATTTTGAACAGTAAATTCAACACGCGTATCGGTACGTTTTATTTTTTGGTCAACGCTGTACTGATGGCTGCCGTCGCTACGAACTTTGAGCCTGATCTCGTCGTCGCGTCTCTTGTCGTGTTGTTTTTAAGCTCTGTCTCCACTGAGTATGTGTTGTCCATGTTCAACCAAAGGAAATCTGTCTTCATCATTTCTAGGATGCAGGCAGAAATTGCCGAGGAAATGCGCGCTCTTCGTATTCAGGCGACTGTTATTCACGCTAGCGGTGCCTACACCGGGCGGAATGCAGATATGCTCTACAGCATTACCGACAACTTACGACTCAAGCGTCTCGAAGCATTGGTCTACGAGAAAGACCCCGATGCTATCTTTGTCGTTGAAAATACCTTCAACGTCCTCGGGAACAACTTCAGCAGGCGAAAAGTGTATTAG
- a CDS encoding ASKHA domain-containing protein, which produces MNVSITICHKDKEELYTLPNGAPIKPLLQEHSLLDFPCGIGKCGKCLIYANSEPTAEERKKLDENALSSGLRLACHTKAFEGLKIAIPAKNALCVLSSFTRKGFEFKPAIRKEAFRISPASIERPQTDEDRVLEATSAKTSALPLAELRKLPHRLKHFENSSTEGYALIQGDTLLGISTEAAHHALIVDIGTTTVAVTLLNLETQRIAATKGAHNAQYPYGADVVSRIKSTIEQGTEPLEKAIINQLNTMLDALRAETGIADVSVISLAGNTTMMHLLCGIPPEFIGKAPFTPVSMRATQLPACELGLNTSAQAFLLPSISSYIGADIVASLLAVGAYQAKKPFLLIDFGTNAETVLFANNTFYCCSAAAGPCFEGATLSCGMAGQAGAIDTVELSAQNTVSYTSIENATPQGLCGSGVLDAIALMLETKALDETGRIEPEKDCPLRDCVNSEKGFMLTPKVSLTQADIREVQLAKAAVRAGIEVLIAEAGLDISDIETLYLAGGFGSALKANSAVRIGLIPEQLLEKICVMGNATSFGALRYITEENAAGHVQSIMDRAQYLELSARPEFTNAYIEQMVFPEK; this is translated from the coding sequence ATGAATGTTTCCATCACCATCTGTCACAAAGACAAGGAAGAGCTTTACACCCTTCCCAATGGGGCACCTATTAAACCTCTCCTGCAGGAGCACTCACTGCTGGATTTTCCATGCGGCATTGGCAAGTGTGGAAAGTGTTTGATCTATGCCAACAGCGAGCCGACTGCCGAAGAACGCAAGAAGCTCGATGAAAATGCCCTGTCTTCCGGTCTGCGACTGGCATGTCACACCAAGGCGTTTGAGGGACTCAAGATTGCTATCCCGGCAAAAAACGCCCTGTGCGTGCTGTCTTCCTTTACGCGAAAAGGCTTTGAATTTAAGCCCGCCATTCGCAAAGAGGCATTCCGCATTAGCCCCGCCTCCATTGAGCGACCACAGACAGATGAAGACCGCGTGCTCGAAGCAACAAGCGCAAAAACCTCTGCCCTGCCGCTGGCAGAACTGCGCAAGCTCCCACATCGCCTTAAACACTTCGAAAACTCTTCTACAGAAGGCTATGCCCTCATTCAGGGCGACACCCTGCTCGGAATAAGCACGGAAGCCGCCCACCATGCCCTTATTGTGGATATTGGCACCACAACAGTGGCCGTCACGCTGCTCAATCTGGAGACTCAGCGCATCGCTGCAACAAAAGGCGCTCACAATGCACAGTACCCCTACGGGGCCGACGTCGTGAGCCGCATTAAGTCGACCATTGAGCAGGGAACAGAGCCTCTTGAAAAGGCCATTATCAACCAGCTGAACACTATGCTGGATGCCCTGCGTGCAGAAACCGGCATTGCAGATGTGAGTGTGATTTCTCTGGCGGGAAATACCACTATGATGCATCTCCTTTGCGGTATTCCACCGGAATTTATCGGTAAAGCACCGTTCACCCCGGTAAGCATGCGAGCAACCCAGCTCCCCGCCTGTGAGCTTGGGCTCAACACCAGCGCACAGGCTTTCCTCTTACCAAGCATCTCGTCCTACATCGGGGCAGACATCGTCGCCTCCCTGTTAGCCGTTGGTGCCTATCAGGCAAAAAAGCCCTTTCTACTCATCGACTTCGGAACAAATGCAGAAACCGTGCTCTTTGCCAACAATACCTTTTACTGTTGCTCCGCCGCCGCTGGCCCGTGCTTTGAAGGCGCAACCCTGTCCTGCGGTATGGCTGGACAGGCTGGAGCAATCGACACAGTAGAGCTGTCTGCACAAAACACCGTCAGCTACACAAGTATTGAGAACGCGACTCCTCAGGGTCTGTGTGGCTCAGGTGTTCTGGACGCTATCGCCCTGATGCTGGAGACAAAAGCCCTCGATGAAACCGGACGTATTGAGCCAGAAAAGGACTGCCCCCTCAGAGACTGCGTAAACTCTGAAAAAGGCTTCATGCTCACACCAAAGGTTTCTCTCACGCAAGCCGATATCCGCGAAGTTCAGCTTGCTAAGGCCGCCGTCAGGGCAGGAATCGAAGTCCTCATCGCCGAGGCAGGTTTAGACATTTCCGACATCGAAACTCTCTACCTTGCCGGAGGCTTTGGCTCTGCACTCAAAGCCAATAGTGCCGTTCGTATTGGCCTGATTCCTGAACAACTGCTCGAAAAAATCTGCGTGATGGGTAATGCTACAAGCTTCGGAGCCCTCCGCTACATCACAGAAGAAAACGCGGCCGGTCACGTCCAGTCTATTATGGACAGGGCACAATATCTGGAGTTATCTGCCCGACCGGAATTCACCAACGCGTACATCGAGCAAATGGTGTTCCCAGAAAAATAA
- a CDS encoding DUF1638 domain-containing protein encodes MQGSTRIAVIACEVFRAELEFLIEKLRLSHDVHFLPQGLHDVPNKLREQLQLKINELENSSPAPTKILLCYGYCGQGLSGISSQKTPLVLPRVHDCIPLLLGLNQEQKSQIPDSERTFWMSPGWLRYSQLPFVENRQKRFQEYADKFGEDSAQYLIDMEHGWLKEYSQARLILWDQWKDSEQLYKTARFVADDAGLKLTTMSGSMSYVQALLMGAAQPDLFFQIPPQHTLELSASGVFTASPLSKKAV; translated from the coding sequence ATGCAAGGCAGCACACGCATAGCGGTCATTGCTTGTGAAGTGTTTCGAGCTGAGCTGGAGTTTCTCATTGAGAAGCTCCGGCTCTCTCACGACGTGCACTTTTTGCCACAGGGCCTGCACGACGTTCCAAACAAGCTTCGCGAGCAGCTCCAGCTCAAAATCAACGAGCTGGAAAACTCTTCTCCTGCGCCAACGAAAATCCTCTTGTGTTACGGATACTGCGGGCAGGGACTCTCTGGGATATCGTCTCAAAAAACCCCTCTTGTCTTGCCGCGGGTGCACGACTGCATCCCCCTGCTTTTGGGGCTGAATCAGGAACAAAAATCTCAGATACCCGACAGTGAACGAACCTTTTGGATGTCTCCGGGCTGGCTTCGCTATTCCCAGCTTCCCTTTGTGGAAAACCGGCAAAAACGTTTTCAGGAGTATGCAGACAAGTTTGGGGAGGACTCCGCACAGTACCTCATAGATATGGAGCATGGCTGGCTCAAAGAATATTCTCAGGCGCGTCTTATTCTTTGGGATCAGTGGAAGGACTCGGAACAGCTTTACAAGACTGCTCGCTTTGTTGCCGACGATGCAGGACTCAAGCTGACCACAATGTCTGGCTCTATGAGTTATGTGCAGGCTTTGCTGATGGGCGCAGCACAGCCAGACCTCTTTTTCCAGATCCCCCCCCAGCACACACTTGAGCTTTCAGCCTCAGGAGTTTTTACTGCATCTCCGCTGTCAAAAAAGGCTGTCTGA
- a CDS encoding cobalamin B12-binding domain-containing protein, with the protein MSTAILEEISQNLQKGKMKEVAEQVQQAIDEGLSAQTILNDGLMSGMDVIGERFKNNDIFIPEVLIAARAMAAGTELLRPLLVGENVEKKGVVVIGTIKDDLHDIGKNLVRMMMESKGLEVYDLGTNVAPQAYIDAAIEHDADVIACSALLTTTMVHLKDVVECLKGSDIAGKVKLMIGGAPVNDDFRDKIGADYYTPDASTAAEKALEICKAAHA; encoded by the coding sequence ATGAGCACAGCAATTCTTGAGGAAATTTCTCAGAATCTCCAGAAAGGTAAAATGAAAGAAGTTGCAGAGCAGGTTCAGCAGGCCATTGATGAAGGCCTTTCTGCTCAGACCATTCTGAACGACGGCCTCATGTCTGGCATGGACGTGATTGGCGAACGTTTCAAAAACAACGACATTTTCATTCCGGAAGTTCTTATTGCCGCTCGCGCAATGGCAGCAGGCACCGAACTGCTTCGCCCCCTGCTCGTTGGTGAAAACGTCGAGAAAAAAGGCGTTGTCGTTATCGGAACCATCAAGGACGACCTGCACGACATTGGTAAGAACCTCGTTCGCATGATGATGGAGAGCAAAGGCCTCGAAGTCTACGATCTGGGCACCAACGTTGCTCCTCAGGCATACATCGACGCAGCTATCGAACACGACGCTGACGTTATCGCCTGTTCCGCTCTGCTGACCACCACCATGGTTCACCTGAAGGACGTTGTGGAATGTCTCAAGGGCAGCGACATCGCTGGCAAAGTCAAACTCATGATCGGTGGCGCACCGGTTAATGACGACTTCCGCGACAAGATCGGAGCTGACTACTACACCCCCGATGCATCCACCGCAGCCGAAAAAGCTCTGGAAATATGCAAGGCAGCACACGCATAG
- a CDS encoding GTP-binding protein: protein MRKKIVTLCGFLGSGKTTLLRQLLDQYSDYKIGILLNDFGEIPIDGTILRESGEIQDEVLEIGGGSIFCACLKDSFVKALIQMSKTEAEIVFIEASGMADPAGIQRLLEFARLDTEYEPLCTICAFDPIKSMKLSHVLEVIPRQLRASDYVIMTKADLSSEEQKAEARAYITKTNEAAVICDSLPTLQGMTPRQHTETFISLSSFNTPDNKPESFTIESVNGSLHDFLGRVSADEHILRVKGYLRCDEQVFFISDNGTDYELKECQSQPVPLTVICMRGTSELVKERIFA from the coding sequence ATGCGAAAGAAAATCGTTACCTTATGCGGATTCCTGGGAAGTGGAAAAACAACTCTGCTTCGCCAGCTTTTGGACCAGTACTCGGACTACAAGATTGGAATTCTGCTCAATGATTTTGGAGAAATCCCCATCGACGGAACCATTCTTCGAGAGTCTGGAGAAATTCAGGACGAGGTTCTCGAAATTGGCGGCGGCTCCATCTTTTGCGCCTGCCTCAAGGACTCTTTCGTCAAGGCACTTATCCAGATGTCTAAAACAGAGGCCGAAATTGTCTTCATCGAAGCCTCTGGTATGGCTGACCCGGCTGGTATTCAGCGTCTTCTGGAGTTCGCTCGACTGGACACCGAGTATGAACCCCTTTGCACCATCTGCGCCTTTGATCCAATCAAGAGTATGAAGCTGTCCCACGTGCTGGAGGTCATCCCCCGACAGCTCCGGGCATCAGATTACGTGATTATGACCAAGGCAGACCTTTCTTCTGAGGAGCAGAAAGCAGAGGCCAGAGCGTACATTACCAAAACAAATGAAGCAGCAGTGATCTGTGACTCACTGCCCACGCTTCAGGGCATGACTCCTCGGCAGCACACCGAGACGTTCATTTCCCTGAGTAGCTTCAACACCCCAGACAACAAGCCGGAAAGCTTTACAATTGAAAGCGTTAATGGTTCCCTGCACGACTTTCTGGGCAGGGTTTCCGCTGACGAACATATTTTGCGGGTCAAAGGCTATCTGCGTTGTGACGAGCAGGTTTTCTTTATCTCCGACAATGGCACCGATTATGAACTCAAAGAGTGCCAGAGTCAGCCCGTACCTCTGACGGTTATCTGCATGCGTGGGACATCAGAGTTGGTCAAGGAACGCATTTTTGCATAG
- a CDS encoding uroporphyrinogen decarboxylase family protein: MTGKQLILDVLAGKEVERCPWVPYTGSQIANLKGYTAEEIFKDGDKLLECLLEAASQYTPDGMPPIFDLQVEAEILGCDLTWYKNTPPTVCSHPLDGLTLEIPTQRLQKTDGRIPLILDVMKRFKAAQPDIAMYGLVCGPFTLASHLRGTNIFMDMYDNEEGVKALVDYCADVVADLAKYYIEAGCDIIAAVDPLVSQISPDMFNTFLKEPYTKLFDAIKAENVPSCFFVCGDATKNIEPMCETGTQCIAIDENVDILAAKEVTDKYDVTISGNLQLTVTMLLGTQQDNQKEAIELMDKMGTKRFILAPGCDVPFDAPAANLIGVGQAVHNKEAVRKALENYVAQDNLPEIEMPDYASLDYVLVEVVTIDSKTCAACGYMTKAANDAAATMGDRVKVVERSMMYPENLAFMNKIGLKNAPSIVINGEIKHISLIPTVEDLREEIAAAEQK, translated from the coding sequence ATGACTGGTAAACAACTCATTCTTGATGTCCTCGCAGGCAAAGAAGTCGAGCGTTGCCCCTGGGTGCCTTACACCGGTTCCCAGATCGCCAACCTCAAAGGCTACACCGCAGAGGAAATCTTTAAAGATGGCGATAAGCTTCTCGAATGCCTCCTGGAGGCAGCTTCTCAGTACACTCCCGACGGAATGCCCCCGATCTTTGACCTTCAGGTCGAAGCTGAAATTCTGGGTTGTGACCTCACCTGGTACAAAAACACTCCGCCGACCGTGTGCAGCCACCCTCTGGATGGCCTGACTCTGGAAATCCCGACCCAGCGTCTTCAGAAGACCGACGGCCGTATTCCGCTGATCCTCGACGTCATGAAGCGTTTCAAGGCTGCACAGCCTGACATCGCCATGTACGGTCTGGTCTGCGGTCCCTTCACTCTCGCCTCCCACCTCCGTGGTACCAATATCTTTATGGATATGTACGACAACGAGGAAGGCGTGAAGGCTCTGGTCGACTACTGCGCAGACGTTGTTGCTGACCTCGCCAAGTACTACATCGAGGCAGGCTGCGACATCATCGCTGCTGTTGACCCGCTGGTCTCCCAGATCTCCCCGGACATGTTCAACACCTTCCTCAAAGAGCCTTACACCAAGCTCTTTGACGCCATTAAGGCTGAGAACGTGCCCTCCTGCTTCTTCGTGTGCGGCGACGCCACCAAGAACATTGAGCCGATGTGCGAAACTGGCACCCAGTGCATCGCCATCGACGAAAACGTCGACATTCTGGCTGCCAAAGAAGTCACCGACAAATATGACGTGACCATCTCCGGCAACCTCCAGCTGACCGTGACCATGCTTCTCGGCACCCAGCAGGACAACCAGAAAGAAGCCATCGAGCTGATGGACAAGATGGGCACCAAGCGCTTCATCCTCGCTCCTGGCTGCGACGTTCCCTTTGACGCACCTGCAGCCAACCTCATTGGTGTTGGTCAGGCTGTGCACAACAAGGAAGCAGTTCGCAAGGCTCTTGAAAACTACGTTGCTCAGGACAATCTCCCCGAGATTGAAATGCCTGACTACGCCAGCCTTGATTACGTGCTTGTCGAAGTTGTCACCATTGACTCCAAGACCTGCGCTGCCTGCGGCTACATGACAAAGGCTGCAAACGACGCTGCTGCCACTATGGGCGACCGCGTCAAGGTCGTGGAGCGCTCCATGATGTACCCCGAGAACCTGGCCTTTATGAACAAAATCGGCCTCAAAAATGCTCCTTCCATCGTGATTAACGGTGAGATCAAGCACATTTCCCTGATCCCGACTGTTGAGGATCTTCGCGAGGAAATCGCTGCTGCAGAGCAGAAATAA
- a CDS encoding BCCT family transporter — protein sequence MSSNTGTGVIDKRGQTDKLLIGVTLIVTLCAIAWAATDADGFVALMKGAKGFMAANFGWFFILSVFLFIPLLLFLAFGKYKDMRLGHDTDRPEFSTFSWIALLFGCGLGAGYVFWPFGEALWHFHKTPYMAESGSEAAYLVAKGATMLHWGFHQWAIYTLVGLVIAFPAFRQDRPMTVSGALSGILGPNASHTLIGRFVEIIASITALWGAAAANCLGLMLFSVGLKKIFGIEVGLSGQAIIMFSIIIAYTLAAYSGLHKGIKMISDCNVWVSVAWFLFILLAGPTVLLLNGMLETVGQYLNYFFSMALFADPYNTSHGWTQDWPIFYYLWNTSWAPFVGGFIARISKGRTIKEYILGVLVIPVCVSFIWFGVLMTATHYIDMHSITNLWEQIQMNPANGSYAVATAFGGGMIVNCLIFLSVAGFLITSADAAAFFIAMQMSHGSLEPKKSQVLLWGLIIGAISIVLLNTNGLDGVKFAGILAGAPFMIVVWAMVYSFFKTLKFEYAIYKENREKEFIAKLKTQILGSAEKETPANTEIPIPAAADSSAQPSNRA from the coding sequence ATGTCTTCAAACACTGGAACTGGCGTTATCGACAAACGCGGTCAGACTGACAAGCTTCTTATAGGTGTCACGCTGATCGTTACTCTCTGCGCCATCGCATGGGCTGCTACTGACGCAGATGGATTTGTTGCTCTCATGAAGGGCGCAAAAGGATTTATGGCCGCCAACTTTGGCTGGTTCTTCATCCTGAGCGTTTTCCTCTTTATTCCGCTGCTGCTTTTCCTTGCCTTTGGCAAGTATAAGGATATGCGCCTCGGCCACGATACCGACCGTCCTGAATTTAGTACCTTCAGCTGGATTGCACTGCTCTTTGGCTGTGGTCTTGGTGCAGGTTACGTGTTCTGGCCCTTTGGCGAAGCGCTGTGGCACTTCCACAAGACGCCATACATGGCAGAATCCGGCTCCGAAGCTGCATACCTGGTCGCCAAGGGCGCTACCATGCTCCACTGGGGATTCCACCAGTGGGCAATTTACACCCTTGTTGGTCTTGTTATCGCTTTCCCGGCTTTCCGTCAGGACCGCCCCATGACTGTGTCTGGTGCTCTCTCCGGTATTCTCGGACCTAACGCATCACACACCCTCATCGGCCGCTTCGTTGAAATCATTGCTTCCATCACTGCCCTCTGGGGTGCTGCTGCAGCAAACTGCCTCGGCCTCATGCTCTTCTCCGTTGGTCTCAAAAAGATCTTCGGCATCGAAGTTGGCTTGTCTGGTCAGGCAATCATCATGTTCAGCATCATCATCGCCTACACTCTCGCCGCTTACTCCGGCCTGCACAAAGGCATCAAGATGATCAGTGACTGCAACGTTTGGGTTTCTGTCGCATGGTTCCTGTTCATCCTTCTCGCAGGCCCCACGGTCCTGCTGCTGAATGGCATGCTTGAAACTGTTGGGCAGTACCTGAACTACTTCTTCTCCATGGCTCTCTTTGCAGACCCATACAACACCTCTCACGGCTGGACGCAGGATTGGCCCATTTTCTACTACCTGTGGAATACCTCCTGGGCACCGTTCGTTGGTGGCTTCATCGCCCGTATTTCCAAGGGCAGAACCATCAAGGAATACATCCTCGGCGTTCTGGTTATCCCGGTCTGCGTTTCCTTCATCTGGTTCGGCGTTCTTATGACCGCCACCCACTACATCGACATGCACAGCATCACGAACCTGTGGGAACAGATTCAGATGAACCCCGCAAATGGCAGCTACGCTGTTGCAACGGCCTTTGGCGGCGGCATGATCGTCAACTGCCTGATCTTCCTCAGTGTTGCTGGCTTCCTGATTACCTCTGCTGACGCTGCTGCATTCTTCATTGCCATGCAGATGTCTCACGGTTCTCTGGAACCCAAAAAGAGCCAGGTTCTCCTTTGGGGCCTCATCATCGGCGCAATCTCCATCGTCCTGCTGAACACCAACGGCCTCGACGGCGTTAAGTTCGCAGGTATTCTGGCAGGTGCTCCATTCATGATTGTGGTCTGGGCGATGGTCTACTCATTCTTTAAGACACTAAAATTTGAGTACGCCATTTACAAAGAAAACCGCGAAAAAGAATTCATTGCCAAGCTCAAGACTCAGATTCTGGGTTCTGCAGAGAAAGAAACTCCTGCAAACACAGAAATTCCGATTCCCGCAGCTGCTGATTCTTCCGCTCAGCCCTCCAACCGGGCTTAG
- a CDS encoding trimethylamine methyltransferase family protein, with product MTLNTMWDLSSEDITKLHEATLDLFETTGIGFLCDEAIEVFKANGFRVEDHTVFFTEAQIAKALESCPSSFTVYARNEKNNVVIGGGEPVFSPIYGPPHVVDFDDNLRRGTLDDYHTLTKLAQSLPNQDMVGYLLCDPSDVESTKAHLHMLYSSMVYSDKPFMGASTQADKGVEDMMQMGEIIFDCDREYLKEHPFSISLINSLTPLRYEEQSIKALMACARNRQPMLIASLVTGGATGPISMGGTAVLQNAEVLAGIVLAQLITPGTPVIYGCASGIMDMRTVVVSLGAPEFQKIQRIGVQLGHHYGLPCRGGGGLTESCDVDAQAGMESMSATLTAMDRGVDFVQHASGCVSSYLAASFNKLVFDDEVCGYGRDMRKKPDLTDEGLALDVIKEVGPGGEYLTNMHTAMHCRDAAWMPELAFRGGLDSYFASGKPQYKDAVRERGMKLVENFKMPAIDEAIKAKLDAFMKENG from the coding sequence ATGACACTGAACACAATGTGGGATCTGTCCAGTGAGGACATCACCAAGCTTCACGAAGCAACACTGGACCTTTTCGAAACCACTGGCATCGGCTTTTTGTGCGACGAAGCAATCGAAGTCTTTAAGGCAAACGGCTTTAGGGTCGAAGACCATACGGTATTCTTCACTGAAGCACAAATTGCAAAGGCACTTGAAAGCTGCCCCTCTTCTTTCACCGTGTATGCCCGCAACGAGAAAAACAACGTTGTGATCGGCGGCGGAGAACCTGTATTCTCCCCCATCTATGGACCGCCTCACGTTGTTGACTTTGATGACAATCTTCGTCGCGGCACTCTCGACGACTACCATACCCTGACCAAGCTGGCCCAGAGCCTCCCCAACCAGGACATGGTTGGTTACCTGCTCTGCGACCCGAGCGACGTTGAGTCCACCAAGGCTCACCTCCACATGCTCTACAGCTCCATGGTCTACTCCGACAAGCCTTTCATGGGTGCCAGCACCCAGGCCGACAAAGGCGTCGAAGACATGATGCAGATGGGCGAAATCATTTTTGATTGCGACCGTGAGTACCTCAAAGAGCATCCATTCTCCATTTCCCTCATCAACAGCCTGACTCCTCTCCGCTACGAAGAGCAGTCCATCAAGGCTCTGATGGCCTGTGCCCGCAACCGCCAGCCCATGCTCATCGCATCTCTGGTAACCGGCGGCGCAACTGGCCCCATTAGCATGGGTGGCACCGCAGTGCTCCAGAACGCAGAAGTTCTGGCTGGCATTGTTCTCGCTCAGCTCATCACCCCCGGCACTCCTGTTATTTACGGCTGCGCTTCCGGCATCATGGACATGCGCACCGTTGTTGTTTCCCTCGGCGCTCCCGAGTTCCAGAAAATCCAGCGCATTGGCGTGCAGCTTGGTCACCATTATGGCCTGCCCTGCCGTGGCGGCGGCGGTCTGACCGAGTCCTGCGATGTTGACGCCCAGGCTGGTATGGAATCCATGAGCGCAACCCTGACCGCAATGGACCGCGGTGTTGACTTTGTTCAGCACGCTTCCGGTTGTGTGTCTTCCTACCTCGCAGCTTCCTTCAACAAGCTCGTTTTTGACGACGAAGTTTGTGGATACGGAAGAGATATGCGCAAAAAACCTGACCTGACCGACGAAGGCCTCGCTCTTGATGTCATCAAGGAAGTGGGTCCCGGCGGCGAGTACCTGACCAACATGCACACCGCAATGCACTGCCGCGATGCTGCATGGATGCCTGAACTGGCCTTCCGTGGCGGACTGGATTCCTACTTCGCTTCCGGTAAGCCCCAGTACAAAGACGCTGTACGTGAACGCGGCATGAAGCTTGTCGAAAACTTTAAGATGCCCGCAATCGACGAGGCAATTAAAGCCAAGCTCGATGCGTTCATGAAAGAAAACGGCTAG
- a CDS encoding Crp/Fnr family transcriptional regulator, whose amino-acid sequence METGERFELAPDEVYVPANRELVLVLDGVVQFYCTAHTGRERLVYNVGRNSFANAGATATGSNRFLHLLARRKATLVKFDAYAIYDYDFIAKYPHLMVDLTQSMAKTTVLFSFRAYNMYFHECTSRVCKVLLDLTEEENSPRFQHMDTMTQNDIADFAGTHHVTVSRVLKKLREDGVLGEVTPSYVDVYDMARLRRLEELEG is encoded by the coding sequence TTGGAAACTGGGGAACGCTTTGAGCTTGCCCCTGATGAAGTGTATGTCCCCGCCAATAGAGAGCTGGTGCTCGTTCTTGATGGGGTTGTACAGTTTTATTGTACTGCACATACAGGACGAGAGCGCCTTGTATACAATGTCGGGCGAAATTCTTTTGCAAATGCAGGCGCAACAGCAACAGGAAGCAACCGTTTTTTGCACCTTCTTGCCAGAAGAAAAGCGACGCTTGTCAAATTTGATGCATATGCAATTTATGACTACGACTTTATTGCGAAGTATCCGCATCTGATGGTCGACCTGACACAGTCGATGGCCAAAACAACGGTGCTGTTTTCATTTCGGGCGTACAATATGTACTTCCATGAATGCACATCACGAGTCTGCAAAGTCCTTCTTGATCTCACAGAGGAAGAGAACAGTCCTCGTTTTCAGCATATGGATACCATGACCCAGAATGATATTGCAGATTTTGCGGGGACGCACCACGTGACGGTTTCCCGTGTACTCAAAAAGCTGCGTGAAGATGGGGTCTTGGGAGAGGTAACGCCGTCGTATGTTGATGTGTACGACATGGCGCGGCTTAGGCGACTTGAAGAGCTGGAAGGCTAG
- a CDS encoding Crp/Fnr family transcriptional regulator, with protein sequence MDIVVREGLAKLFLHLLNINEDWEQLPDCGNLKHFKKGKMIPASAENFYLLKSGIIRAVVTTAAGQDWTLLYQEKGCIFNELGALQGGIEQLYYLCQTDVSVYCFPGELLLSEEFYRRNPEKAINLITTLAVKEAISYAYTTDVACADAMGRVCQSLLALVNENQNQDVFSPDVTQSEIASMMGLHQTTVARAIKELRAKKIIGKFTKKRLEVLDREKLVQIARGGKQGEELLLGRIHDN encoded by the coding sequence ATGGATATCGTTGTTCGCGAAGGCTTGGCCAAGCTTTTTTTGCACCTGCTGAATATCAACGAAGACTGGGAGCAGTTGCCGGACTGCGGGAATTTGAAGCACTTTAAAAAGGGCAAAATGATTCCTGCATCTGCCGAGAACTTTTATCTGCTGAAGTCTGGCATTATTCGAGCTGTTGTCACCACTGCCGCAGGGCAGGACTGGACGCTGCTCTATCAGGAAAAAGGCTGTATCTTTAATGAGCTGGGAGCCTTGCAGGGGGGCATTGAACAGCTGTATTATCTCTGCCAGACAGATGTTTCTGTGTACTGTTTTCCGGGGGAGCTGCTGCTCAGCGAAGAGTTCTATCGGCGGAATCCTGAAAAGGCGATTAACCTGATTACAACTCTCGCGGTCAAGGAAGCCATCAGCTATGCGTACACCACGGACGTGGCCTGTGCTGATGCGATGGGGCGTGTGTGTCAGTCTCTTTTGGCTCTGGTGAACGAAAACCAGAATCAGGATGTGTTTTCTCCTGACGTTACGCAGTCAGAAATTGCATCCATGATGGGGCTTCACCAGACAACGGTAGCCCGTGCCATCAAGGAGCTTCGCGCCAAAAAAATCATTGGAAAATTTACGAAAAAGCGCCTCGAAGTGCTGGACAGGGAGAAGCTCGTCCAGATTGCTCGTGGTGGAAAGCAGGGGGAAGAGCTTCTCCTTGGCCGAATTCACGATAACTAG